The following are encoded together in the Halobaculum limi genome:
- a CDS encoding arylsulfatase translates to MPDQEFHGHIGRTYDESEPWWPEQTRAPENAPNVLLITLDDVGFGQLGCYGGLVDTPNIDRLADDGLRYNNFHTTALCSPTRSCLMTGRNHHSNSMAGIAEISTGFPGYNGHIPHENGMIPEALVEEGYSTYHLGKWHLTPAESTSAAGPYDQWPLNRGFERFYGFLGGDTDQYTPALIHDNHQVDPPATPEEGYHLTEDLAQRAIEFIGDAKQVDPDKPFFSYFAPGACHAPHQVPQEWADKYEGEFDMGWDQARERILEQQKAEGVVPEDTELSPQNEDVRRWDSLSEDEQKLYARMMEVFAGFLEHTDAQIGKVLDYLEEIGELDDTLVMLVSDNGASAEGGPTGSVNENRFFNNVPEDLEENLEAMDTLGGPEHFNHYPWGWTWAGNTPFRRWKRETYRGGASDPLIVSWPNGIDAEGEVRDQFVHAIDVAPTIYEAVGIDSPEEVKGYSQSPIEGQSFAYTFENADAPEQHTTQYFEMLGTRAIYHNGWRAVHPWPFGKPMTAEDLSATTLEDSGWELYHVEEDFAEAHDVASEHPEKVLELAQLWWTEAGKHNVLPLDGRSVQRFAEARPEPGKPREKYVYHPGGQYVPENAAVKVFNRDHSITADLTVPIGGAEGVLLAHGSRSGGYSLYVMDNRLKFVHNYVGVDQYEVVADEMLPEGDVTVSMEFEVTGEPEFENGKGTPGTVRLYYDDTQVGEGEIPVTTPITTGLTAGLSCGKDSVNAVTDAYREQTPFEFTGDIARVTVDVSGEAVVHEEAELDRIMARE, encoded by the coding sequence ATGCCAGATCAAGAATTTCACGGCCACATCGGCCGTACGTACGATGAATCGGAGCCGTGGTGGCCCGAGCAGACACGAGCACCTGAAAACGCTCCGAACGTCCTCCTCATCACGCTCGACGACGTCGGCTTCGGTCAGCTCGGCTGCTATGGTGGCCTCGTCGACACCCCGAATATCGACCGCCTCGCCGACGACGGGTTGCGCTACAACAACTTCCACACGACCGCGCTGTGCTCGCCGACCCGCTCGTGTCTGATGACCGGGCGAAACCACCACTCGAACAGTATGGCCGGCATAGCCGAGATCTCGACCGGCTTCCCGGGCTACAACGGGCACATCCCCCACGAGAACGGGATGATACCCGAAGCACTCGTCGAGGAGGGGTACAGCACGTACCACCTCGGAAAGTGGCATCTCACACCCGCCGAATCCACGAGTGCTGCCGGCCCATACGACCAGTGGCCGCTCAACCGTGGCTTCGAGCGCTTCTACGGGTTCCTCGGCGGTGACACCGACCAGTACACGCCCGCACTCATCCACGACAATCATCAGGTCGACCCCCCGGCGACGCCCGAAGAGGGCTACCACCTTACGGAGGACCTCGCACAGCGCGCCATCGAGTTCATCGGGGACGCGAAACAGGTCGACCCCGACAAGCCGTTCTTCTCGTACTTTGCGCCCGGTGCGTGCCACGCACCGCACCAGGTTCCCCAGGAGTGGGCCGATAAGTACGAAGGGGAGTTCGATATGGGCTGGGACCAAGCCCGCGAACGAATCCTCGAACAACAGAAGGCAGAAGGCGTGGTTCCCGAGGATACCGAACTCTCCCCGCAAAACGAGGACGTCCGTCGCTGGGACTCGCTCTCCGAGGATGAACAGAAACTGTACGCGCGAATGATGGAAGTGTTCGCGGGCTTCCTCGAGCACACCGACGCCCAAATCGGCAAAGTGCTCGATTACCTGGAAGAGATCGGCGAACTCGACGACACCCTCGTGATGCTCGTCTCTGACAACGGCGCCAGCGCCGAAGGCGGCCCGACGGGATCCGTGAACGAGAACCGCTTCTTCAACAACGTTCCTGAGGACCTCGAAGAGAACCTCGAGGCGATGGACACCCTCGGCGGCCCCGAGCACTTCAACCATTACCCGTGGGGCTGGACGTGGGCGGGGAACACGCCGTTCCGTCGCTGGAAGCGAGAGACATACCGCGGCGGCGCCAGCGACCCGCTGATCGTGTCGTGGCCGAACGGTATCGACGCGGAAGGCGAGGTGCGCGATCAGTTCGTCCACGCCATCGACGTCGCGCCGACTATCTACGAGGCGGTCGGTATCGACTCGCCCGAGGAGGTGAAAGGCTACTCGCAGTCGCCAATCGAAGGCCAGAGCTTCGCGTACACGTTCGAGAATGCGGACGCGCCCGAACAGCACACCACCCAGTACTTCGAGATGCTCGGGACCCGGGCAATCTACCACAACGGCTGGCGCGCCGTCCACCCGTGGCCGTTCGGCAAGCCGATGACTGCGGAGGATCTCTCAGCAACCACCCTGGAGGACTCCGGGTGGGAACTCTACCACGTCGAGGAGGACTTCGCTGAAGCACACGACGTCGCGAGCGAGCATCCTGAGAAGGTGCTCGAACTCGCCCAGCTCTGGTGGACCGAAGCCGGCAAGCACAACGTCCTTCCGCTGGACGGTCGCAGCGTCCAGCGGTTCGCCGAAGCGCGCCCAGAGCCCGGAAAACCCCGCGAGAAGTACGTCTACCATCCGGGCGGCCAGTACGTCCCCGAGAACGCCGCTGTGAAGGTATTCAACCGCGACCACAGCATCACCGCCGACCTGACGGTACCGATAGGCGGCGCCGAGGGCGTCTTGCTCGCTCACGGCTCCCGCTCCGGTGGCTACTCGTTGTACGTGATGGACAACCGCCTCAAGTTCGTCCACAACTACGTCGGCGTCGACCAGTACGAGGTTGTCGCTGACGAGATGCTCCCCGAGGGCGACGTCACCGTCAGTATGGAGTTCGAAGTGACCGGCGAACCCGAGTTCGAAAACGGAAAGGGCACACCCGGAACCGTCCGCCTGTACTACGACGACACGCAGGTCGGAGAAGGCGAGATTCCCGTCACGACCCCCATCACCACCGGACTTACCGCCGGTTTGAGCTGTGGCAAGGACAGCGTGAACGCCGTCACCGACGCCTACCGCGAGCAGACGCCCTTCGAATTCACGGGCGACATCGCCCGCGTCACCGTCGACGTCAGCGGCGAGGCAGTCGTTCACGAGGAGGCCGAACTGGACCGCATTATGGCGAGAGAATAA
- a CDS encoding formylglycine-generating enzyme family protein, whose amino-acid sequence MTHAPTDVEPPHESPSDEMVWVPGGQFTMGSEEFYPEEAPVREVTVDGFWMDESPVTNAEFATFVDETGYTTVAERDPDPDDYPGAAPDDLVPGSAVFMSPDGPVDTRNPNQWWEYVEDACWHQPLGPDSTLDGLLDHPVVHVTYEDAQAYAEWTGKRLPTEAQWERAARGGLEHKRFVWGNEHTPDGTPMANTWQGQFPQENTVHDGYERTSPVGAFPSNEFGLYDVAGNVWEWTRDWFSADPTAGDSPACCTPTNPHSADEKQSIDPRDPSAIPRRVLKGGSHLCAPNYCFRYRPAARYPQPIDTSTSHVGFRCIVPEAE is encoded by the coding sequence ATGACACACGCACCAACCGACGTCGAACCGCCGCACGAATCGCCGAGCGACGAGATGGTCTGGGTGCCCGGTGGACAGTTCACGATGGGGTCTGAGGAGTTCTACCCCGAAGAAGCGCCCGTCCGGGAAGTGACCGTCGATGGGTTCTGGATGGACGAGTCGCCGGTGACGAACGCCGAGTTCGCCACGTTCGTCGACGAGACGGGCTACACGACGGTCGCCGAGCGTGACCCAGATCCCGACGACTACCCGGGTGCAGCCCCGGATGACCTCGTCCCGGGGTCTGCCGTCTTCATGTCGCCAGACGGCCCCGTCGACACCAGAAACCCGAACCAGTGGTGGGAGTACGTCGAGGACGCGTGCTGGCACCAACCTCTCGGACCCGACAGTACCCTCGACGGCCTGCTCGACCACCCCGTCGTCCACGTCACCTACGAGGACGCCCAAGCGTACGCCGAGTGGACCGGGAAGCGACTGCCGACCGAGGCGCAGTGGGAACGCGCCGCACGCGGCGGACTCGAACACAAGCGGTTCGTCTGGGGCAACGAGCACACGCCGGACGGAACACCGATGGCCAACACGTGGCAGGGACAGTTCCCACAGGAGAACACGGTCCACGACGGATACGAGCGCACCTCCCCGGTCGGGGCGTTTCCGTCCAACGAGTTCGGCCTCTACGACGTGGCCGGGAACGTCTGGGAGTGGACCCGCGACTGGTTCAGCGCGGACCCGACGGCTGGTGATTCCCCGGCGTGTTGCACACCGACGAATCCGCACAGTGCCGACGAGAAACAGAGTATCGACCCGCGTGACCCCTCCGCGATCCCGAGACGGGTGTTGAAAGGTGGGTCACACCTGTGTGCGCCGAACTACTGCTTCCGCTACCGCCCAGCGGCCCGATACCCACAACCGATCGACACCTCGACGAGTCACGTCGGATTCCGCTGTATCGTGCCGGAAGCGGAGTAG
- the rtcA gene encoding RNA 3'-terminal phosphate cyclase, translating into MNTHPTITIDGTDGGGQLLRTALALSAVTETPFRIENVRGARPDPGLKPQHCTAVELVAELCDADVDGAEIGSDSLTVRPGSARRTPLQVGVGTAGSVTLLFDTVLPIAATYDDPFSLTATGGTNVKWSPTVEYHELVKAPLLQNWGLKTTVDCAKTGFYPAGGGEATIETTPSALSSFDLDARGTLDTVEIYSKASEELSEAEVADRQADRAREALQEAGLPAERRRVEYVSTLSTGSSLLLRGVYEHSVVGFDALGERGRTSEAVADSAVQQFTAFHANDAPVDVYMADQLMTVLALAGGRVRIPSVSEHVRTNLEVVTAFGSDMTLGRTTDGEPVLEASPLSAVHSS; encoded by the coding sequence ATGAACACCCACCCGACGATCACTATCGACGGAACCGACGGCGGTGGCCAACTGCTCCGAACGGCGCTGGCGCTCTCGGCCGTCACCGAGACTCCGTTCCGAATCGAGAACGTCCGCGGCGCTCGTCCCGACCCCGGACTCAAGCCGCAACACTGCACCGCGGTCGAACTCGTCGCGGAGTTGTGTGACGCCGACGTCGACGGCGCCGAGATCGGGTCCGATTCGTTGACCGTTCGGCCCGGGAGTGCGCGCCGGACGCCCCTGCAGGTCGGCGTCGGCACCGCAGGGAGCGTCACGCTCCTGTTCGACACTGTCTTGCCGATCGCGGCGACGTACGACGACCCGTTCAGCCTGACTGCGACGGGGGGAACGAACGTGAAGTGGTCACCGACGGTCGAGTACCACGAGTTGGTGAAGGCACCGCTCTTGCAGAACTGGGGGCTGAAAACTACCGTCGACTGCGCGAAGACCGGCTTCTACCCCGCTGGCGGCGGCGAGGCAACCATCGAGACGACGCCGTCAGCGCTCTCGTCGTTCGACCTCGACGCACGCGGCACGCTCGATACAGTGGAAATCTACTCGAAGGCGTCCGAAGAACTCAGCGAAGCCGAGGTCGCGGACCGACAGGCCGACCGCGCACGGGAAGCACTTCAGGAGGCGGGACTCCCAGCCGAGCGACGACGTGTCGAGTACGTCTCGACTCTATCGACGGGGTCGTCGCTCCTGCTTCGAGGGGTCTACGAACACTCAGTGGTCGGGTTCGACGCACTCGGCGAACGAGGGCGCACGTCCGAGGCCGTCGCCGACAGCGCCGTCCAGCAGTTCACCGCGTTTCACGCCAACGACGCCCCGGTGGACGTGTATATGGCCGATCAGTTGATGACCGTCTTGGCGCTCGCGGGCGGGCGCGTTCGAATCCCGTCCGTCAGCGAACACGTCCGGACGAACCTGGAGGTGGTCACGGCGTTCGGGAGCGATATGACGCTCGGCCGAACGACAGACGGTGAGCCGGTGCTGGAGGCGTCGCCACTCTCGGCAGTACACTCCTCGTAG